Proteins co-encoded in one Amia ocellicauda isolate fAmiCal2 chromosome 11, fAmiCal2.hap1, whole genome shotgun sequence genomic window:
- the ublcp1 gene encoding ubiquitin-like domain-containing CTD phosphatase 1, with protein MSVSVIIKWGGQEYSITTLSEEDTVLDLKQSIKSLTGVLPERQKLLGLKVKGKPAEDDIKLGTLKLKPNTKIMMMGSREESLEDVLAPPPENDDVINDFDIEEEVIEVENREENLVKIARRVKDYKVEILNPPREGKRLLVLDVDYTLFDHKSCAETGQELMRPYLHEFLTTAYEDYDIVIWSATSMKWIEAKMKELGVTNNPNYKITFMLDSAAMITVHTPKRGVVEVKPLGVIWGKYSEVYTKKNTIMFDDIGRNFLMNPQNGLKIRPFMKAHLNREKDKELFKLSQYLKEIAKLEDFSDLNHKHWERYLSKKQSQ; from the exons ATGTCTGTGTCAGTCATAATAAAGTGGGGTGGGCAGGAGTACTCCATCACCACCCTGTCTGAAGAGGACACCGTGCTCGACCTCAAACAGTCCATCAAATCTCTCACCGGGGTCCTGCCGGAGAGACAGAAGCTGTTAGGGCTGAAAGTAAAAG GAAAACCAGCTGAAGATGACATCAAACTGGGCACGCTGAAGCTGAAGCCCAACACCAAGATCATGATGATGGGCAGCCGAGAGGAGAGCCTG GAAGATGTGCTGGCTCCACCCCCTGAAAACGATGACGTCATAAACGATTTTGACATCGAGGAGGAGGTGATTGAAGTGGAGAACAG GGAAGAAAACTTGGTGAAAATAGCCCGTCGAGTCAAAGACTACAAAGTAGAGATTTTAAATCCCCCCAGGGAAGGGAAGAGGCTGCTGGTGCTGGATGTGGATTACACCCTCTTTG ACCACAAGTCCTGCGCAGAGACCGGGCAGGAGCTGATGAGGCCCTACCTCCACGAGTTTCTGACCACAGCATACGAAGATTACGACATTGTGATCTGGT CTGCAACAAGTATGAAGTGGATCGAGGCAAAGATGAAA GAGCTGGGAGTGACCAATAACCCAAACTACAAGATCACCTTCATGCTGGACAGTGCGGCGATGATCACAGTACACACTCCCAAGAGAGGAGTAGTGGAG GTGAAGCCTCTGGGGGTAATCTGGGGGAAGTACAGTGAGGTCTACACCAAGAAGAACACCATTATGTTCGATGACATTGGCAGGAACTTCCTCATGAATCCCCAGAATGGGCTGAAG ATCAGACCATTCATGAAAGCACATTTAAACAGAGAGAAGGACAAAGAGCTCTTCAAACTCTCGCAGTACCTCAAAGAGATTGCAAAGCTGGAGGACTTTTCGGATCTCAACCACAAGCACTGGGAGAG GTATCTTTCAAAGAAGCAGAGCCAGTAG
- the rnf145a gene encoding RING finger protein 145, with protein sequence MAVKEKLEAVLNVGLRVPSIMLLDALYRWDVSSFFQKIQRSSLNNNPLFQYKYLALYLHYVGYILSVVLLTLPRQHLVQLYLYVLTALLLFAGHQISRDYVRSELESGYEGPLYLEPLSMNRFTTALVGQLVVCTLCSCVMQTKQIWLFSAHLLPLVARLCLVPLETIVFINRFAMIFTGLEVLYFLASNLLVPYKLAKTAYRELVQVVEVYGLLALGMSLWNQLVVPVLFMSFWLVLFALQIYSYFSTRDQPTSRERLLFLFLTSIAECCSTPYSLLGLVFTVSFVALGVLTLCKFYLQGYRAFMNDNTMHRGMTEGITMLILAVQTGLIELQVIHRAFLLSIILFIVVASILQSMLEIADPIVLALGASRDKSLWKHFRAVSLCLFLLVFPAYMAYMICQFFHMDFWLLIIISSSILTSLQVLGTLLIYVLFMVEEFRKEPVENMDDVIYYVNGTYRLLEFLVALCVVAYGVSETIFGEWTVMGSTIIFIHSYYNVWLRAQLGWQSFLLRRDAVTKIKSLPTATVQQLEKHNDICAICYQDMKSAVITPCSHLFHAGCLKKWLYVQETCPLCHSQLKGQSQTSVTNVPPQELAPAAQEPANHNQGEDGPVQPAPEDHAAQGERDSVREGSTGPSPTPTGDTKHPEGQAAGCQPPSVHLDPGSDSSEEVGSQCGAVGGQCGAVGGQCGAVGEGWGGLDPSRTAHRGVPQNCRPPMPSPHPAGHELGSGPPGSPQGAAQGLATPSAQGL encoded by the exons ATGGCTGTCAAGGAGAAGCTGGAGGCAGTGTTGAATGTGGGTCTGCGGGTGCCCAGTATCATGCTGCTAGATGCGCTTTACCGTTGGGACGTCAGCTCCTTCTTCCAGAAGATCCAGAGGAGCAGCCTCAACAACAACCCCCTCTTCCAGTACAAGTACCTGGCTCTGTACCTGCACTATGTGG GTTACATCCTCAGCGTGGTTCTCCTGACCCTTCCTCGACAGCATCTGGTCCAGCTCTACCTGTATGTCCTCACGGCTCTGCTCCTCTTTGCTGGACACCAGATCTCCag GGATTATGTGAGGAGTGAGCTGGAGTCCGGCTATGAAGGACCTCTATACCTGGAGCCACTGTCAATGAACCGCTTTACCACAGCTCTCGTAG GACAGCTGGTGGTGTGCACCCTGTGCTCCTGTGTCATGCAAACCAAGCAGATCTGGCTGTTCTCCGCTCACCTGCTCCCCCTGGTGGCCAGACTGTGCCTGGTGCCACTGGAGACCATTGTCTTCATCAACCGCTTCGCCATGATATTTACTGGCCTGGAGGTCCTCTACTTCCTGGCCTCCAATTTACTGGTGCCCTACAAGCTGGCCAAGACTGCCTATCGTGAGCTCGTGCAG GTGGTGGAGGTGTATGGTCTCTTGGCCCTGGGCATGTCTCTGTGGAATCAGCTGGTGGTGCCCGTGCTGTTCATGTCTTTCTGGCTGGTCCTGTTCGCCCTGCAGATCTACTCCTACTTCAGCACGCGAGACCAGCCCACCTCGAGGGAGAGActgctcttcctcttcctcaccAG CATCGCAGAGTGCTGCAGTACGCCCTACTCCCTGCTGGGGCTGGTCTTCACCGTGTCCTTTGTGGCGCTGGGCGTCCTCACGCTCTGCAAGTTCTACCTGCAGGGATATCGCGCCTTCATGAATGACAACACCATGCACAG gGGGATGACGGAGGGGATCACGATGCTGATCCTGGCGGTGCAGACAGGGCTGATCGAGCTGCAGGTCATTCACCGAGCCTTCCTCCTCAGCATCATCCTGTTCATCGTGGTAGCCTCCATCCTGCAGTCTATGTTGGAGATCGCTGACCCCATTGTCCTGGCACTGGGGGCATCTCGAGACAA GAGCCTCTGGAAGCACTTCCGCGCTGTGAGTCTGTGCCTGTTCCTGCTGGTGTTCCCAGCCTACATGGCCTACATGATCTGTCAGTTCTTCCACATGGACTTCTGGCTGCTCATCATCATCTCCAGCAGCATCCTCACCTCCCTGCag GTCCTGGGAACGCTGTTAATCTACGTGCTGTTCATGGTGGAAGAGTTCCGCAAGGAGCCGGTGGAGAACATGGATGATGTCATCTACTATGTGAACGGCACCTACCGGCTGCTGGAGTTCCTGGTGGCACTGTGCGTGGTGGCCTACGGCGTGTCCGAGACGATCTTCGGCGAGTGGACGGTGATGGGCTCCACCATCATCTTCATCCACTCCTACTACAACGTATGGCTGCGTGCCCAGTTGGGCTGGCAGAGCTTCCTGCTGCGCCGGGACGCCGTCACCAAGATCAAGTCTCTGCCCACTGCCACCGTGCAGCAGCTGGAGAAACACAATGACATCTGTGCCATCTGCTACCAG GACATGAAGTCAGCTGTGATCACTCCCTGCAGTCACCTCTTCCATGCTGGCTGCCTCAAGAAGTGGCTCTATGTGCAAGAGACCTGCCCCCTCTGTCACAGCCAGCTCAAGGGCCAATCACAGACCTCCGTGACCAATGTGCCCCCCCAGGAGCTGGCACCGGCAGCACAGGAACCTGCCAATCACAATCAAGGGGAGGATGGGCCAGTACAGCCTGCCCCAGAGGACCATGCAGCCCAAGGAGAGAGGGACTCTGTGAGAGAGGGCAGCACTGGGCCTTCCCCCACACCCACAGGAGACACCAAGCATCCTGAGGGACAAGCCGCAGGCTGCCAGCCTCCCTCTGTGCACTTGGACCCCGGATCGGACAGTTCTGAGGAGGTGGGCAGCCAGTGTGGCGCTGTGGGCGGCCAGTGTGGCGCTGTGGGCGGCCAGTGTGGCGCTGTGGGCGAGGGCTGGGGAGGGCTGGATCCTTCTCGGACAGCCCACCGAGGAGTCCCCCAGAATTGTCGACCGCCCATGCCCAGCCCTCACCCTGCCGGACATGAGCTGGGCAGTGGGCCTCCGGGGTCCCCCCAGGGGGCAGCTCAGGGGCTGGCCACTCCCTCGGCACAGGGACTCTGA